CGTCGCGCTTTCTCCCCGAAATGCTGGCAAGCCGGGTGATGAACGGCCGATTTATTAGTCGGTAATAAGCTGTGAAGTGGTTGCGCCGATGCACTTCGACGGCCCGACTCTCGCGGTTTTAAATTTGGTGGCGGCACTTGGCCGCTTGCTGCAGTCCGGTGCAAACGTCCCCGGGAGGCTAAGGCGAGGGAAgcggcggccccctccccccccccctcccgaGCACCCCGGGAAGCAGCTCCGCCACATCAGACCCGGCGCAGGGAgagggggccgccgcgggccgtCCGCGCCTCCCCCGCGGGGTGCGGAGCCGCAGCGGCGCCCGGCTCGGCGAGGGGAGCGGCGATGGGGTGGGGGGACGGGTCAGCCGTCGTGTCTGTCTGTATGTCCGGCAAACGCCTCCCTTGGAAGGGGAGAGAGCGGGATGGATTTACGGCTCTCGCGGCGGACGCGTGATAAGTTGGAGCCTCATTCAGTTATTTCTGTGAAACGCTCTTCTAAACGAGGGGTGATTCGCCATTCAAgtaacttttccttttccttttccttttcctttcttttcttttcttttcttttcttttcttttcttttcttttcttttcttttcttttcttttcttttcttttcttttcttttcttttcttttcttttcttttcttttcttttcttttcttttcttttcttttcttttcttttcttttcttttcttttcttttctttcctcctctccttcccaccaCGGGGTTTACTGACAGCGCTGAAAATGAGAAGGCTTTAATTTTCCTCAGCAGAGTAAGCACAGTCAGACTCAGCCGGGTGAAAGTGCCCTTCTTTTCCTCGGACCTTAGAGACGCTTTTTGGAGGAGCGCGATCACGCCAGGGAGGCTCCTCCCGGGCCCGGACCGCCCGGCTGTGAGTGGAAACGCCGGCTGCCgtccctgcctgcagccagggAGAGCCCCGGCTGCAGCGGCCCGGCGTGGGGGCCGCCGGGTGCGCTCTGCCCGCTGGCCGCGGCGGGCTGGCCCGGGGCAGCTCCCGCCCCGTCGCGGCGGCTCCGCTGAGCGCATCCCGCGGCTGGCGACGCCCGAGCAAGTGCCGCTCTCCCGCCGTCGGGCGCGCACCCGGCTGCGCTGCAGCACCctctgccccgcggcgcggccgagcccggccctcccggcccggcccccggtCACAGTCGCTCCGGGCAGcccgccagccccgccgccccccgtgcgcccccgccgccccccgtcccgccgccgcaGAGAGACGCTCCCGTCCAGGCGACGACAGGTTACTTACTGGCGCAAGCACCTCGGGCTCTCTCGCCACGCTGCCCCTCGGGGCTGGCTCCCCGTCCGCCTGCGTGTGTCCGGGCCttggaggcagcagctctgtcCCCTCGGTGGTGGCTccggccgccgccgagccccccgcccGCCTGCCGCTCCTGCGCGGcgctcgccccgccgccccccgccgcagcggccgggccccgctgccccttTGATTTAAGGGGAGCCGCTCGCCCGAAGGGAGGCGCGTTTCCCAGCGCGCATCTTTCCGCGGAGGCTGCGCGCGGGCCGCCCTCGCCGCTCGTTACCGCTCCTTCAAACAAAGCGGCGAGCCAGGTACGAGCCAATTGCGAGGAGCCCGGCAAAGCCGGGGAGAGCCGGTGCCGCACAAGAAACCCTAGAcgggggggacggggggaggaggagggaaacgAAAACAAAGCGGGGAGCAGCGCCTGGAGCCGGGCacgctgcggggccgggggggggggggggggggggctgaacctcccccgcgggggggggggggggggtgtcttcCCCGGGTCGCTcctgcccgcggccgggctTTCCCCATCGGCCCCGCGCAGGCACACATCCCCCCCCGAAGCCTCCGGCCTCCCAACTGCAGACGGGATGCGGTTTTATATTGGAAATTAGGGGCCGGGGGAGGAGATGGCGTGCACACGGAGCGATGAGTGTGCGGTGTCAATCAGAGGGGTTTTGTGTCTCCTTGACTCCTGATGGTCCGTGGCTGAGGTGTCCCGGGTGGCACCACAATGAATATGAATAGGGGTCCTTGCTAAATGGGACAGTCAAAGCGCACCGCCCTGAATAATGGCACGTCATCCTAACTAGACCATTACACATAGGAGGGCTCCTTTtgtctctgctctctgctgcagctCTATAAAAGCCCCTCTTTTTCAGGCTGAGGTTAGTCCAAGCAAACACTAACTAGCCATCCTGTAAACACGCTGAATAAccagggggagagagagggagagactgGAGAGCGAGGGGGCTGAGGGACTTGTTCTTCTTCCTCTAGCATTTTGAGTCTTTTCCTCACAGAGCTTGCCgtctgtttatttatttttcatttcatcttcgttgttttttaaaggagacTTGTCTTGTTCTGCCACCTCCAGAGCAGGGAAGAGTTTCTTGCTCAGAAGCCCTAATACAATGAATTCTGACTCCAGCTCTGTCTCCAGCAGAGCCTCCTCGCCAGACATGGATGAGATGTACCTGAgagaccaccaccaccatcaccaccatcaccaccaccaagACAGCCGGCTCAACTCTGTCTCCTCCACCCAGAACGACCTGGTGCAGAAGATGTCCGGGGAAGGCCTCTCCAGGACCGGCTCCAAGACCGGAGGGGAAGGCAGCAAGTACAAAATCAAGAAGCAGCTCTCGGAGCAGGACCTGCAGCAGCTGCGGCTGAAGATCAACGGGCGGGAGCGTAAGAGGATGCACGACCTCAACCTCGCCATGGACGGGCTGCGGGAGGTGATGCCCTACGCCCACGGACCTTCAGTGCGGAAACTCTCCAAAATCGCGACCCTCCTGCTAGCCAGAAACTATATCCTGATGCTCACCAGCTCCCTGGAGGAGATGAAGCGACTGGTGGGGGAGATCTACGGCGGGCACCACTCCGCCTTCCACTGCAGTACGGTGGGACACTCTGCCGGGCACCCGCCGCACGCCGCCAGCGCCGTGCACCAGGTGCACCCCATCCTCGGCAGTGCCTTGTCCTCCGCCAGCACCCCCACGTCGCTGCCCGCCTCCCTGCCGGCCCTCGGCACCATCCGCCCCCCCCACTCCTTGCTCAAGACCCCCTCCACCCCGCCGGGCCTGCAGCTGGGCAGCGGCTTCCAGCACTGGGCGGGCTTGCCGTGCCCCTGCACCATCTGCCAGGTGCCCCCGCCGCCCCACCTCTCGGCCCTCAGCGCCTCCAGCATGGCCCGCATCGCGGGGGACACCAAGGACCTGCTCAAGTGACTCGacgcggccccgggggggcggcggcgggcggccccggggggctgcggccggaGCCCCCGCGcacccggcccggccgggcccggcgcccgcccagccctcgcctcgcctcgcctcgcctcacACGGGCTTAGTGTAGTAAGGACCTTGCAAAGGTAACGTCTTAGGCGGCTTCTGCGGCGGCGTTTTCTCATTACGCTAAAAcgaaaggggaaaaaaacccaaccctgttgtaaaaagaataataataatgccGCTCGCggtaataaaatgtaaatatttccttaaaatggatgaaaaaaaaagaaaagaaaaagaaaagaaaaagaaaaaaaagaaaaaagaaaaaagagacatGGTTGTCGTTGTAGTGTTCGCAGCTACTCAGAGACGATGAGATCGGTTTGGGGCTTCTTATTCTTTTCcgagattttccttttcttttcttttaaacgGCAACTTctcaaaaatctattttctgctCCAAACTAGGGTCTGGAAGCGTAGTGGAGTCCCGACGTAGCTCAAAAAGAGTGCATGCATGCTTCTAACTGAATCTTCTTAAACATGTTGTACAGGCAATTATGCAGTTTTCCTTGCAACAAGGACTTCATACTGAATTTACTAAAGTTTATTTCAGAGTTAGTTGCGATACGGTTTTGTTTGCggttcttcttcttcttccctccgtgtctgcttaaaaaaagagagagggaaattGTGCAAAACTCAATACAACCGCCCTCCAGGTCTGTTTTGCCAAATCTTcgcctcctgctctctgtggagTGTACTAGTTCAGCTGGCTGGGGTCCTCGTCACTTATTTCCCTTGTTGGCATTGGTTTTGTTTcgttggctttttttttttttttttttttttttttttttgcatgaggGGTCGGCACTTGCCAGATCAGTGACTTGTATTACTAAATCGGAATCTCTGTtgctgtttatttcctttttggtatGTTCGCCTGGGcatttgcttgaaaaaaaagttattattaATTTCGTTGGTTGTTTTTGGTTAGGGCCTGAAAGACAACACcgtgtctttattttttatatattcttgaTAACTATCGATATATTTATTATTGACCAGTGTTTCTGGATGAgatttccaaataaaaagaaaaatgaaatacaagctGCTGGTTTCGCCTTTGTCTGGGACTATAAGCTGAGAAAAGGATACATATTTGATCGCTTCGGGTTTGTCTGTGACTTTTCTAAGCCTGCTGGAGGAGGCTGGTAAATCTGCTTGTGTGGCTCGCGAGTCACACTGCCTTGGAAATAGCAATAAAAACGAAAGCAACTGTCCAAACGcccctgtgtgtgtgtaagtgcGTTCTTTGCGTTACAGGGCTCTCTCTTTTTATGTAGTGGTGGAAGTATGTATGACTTTAGAAACTAATGGCCATCAAGCGATTGCCAGGCGGCGGGAAGGACGGGCCGCAGTCACACTTGGTGCGAAAGAGGGTAGACGCGTTTATAACCAAAAAGGGGCAATAACTTTTTCTGGACATCCAGCTGTGGGAAACGAAACctgaaacataaatgtaaaAGCCAACTGTTCCGCGACGGGACGTGGTAACTCCGGGAGCAAACCGGAGAGCAGGAGAGGATGCTCCCTGGGGAAGCGGTTCCCGCCGCCGGGTCCCGCGGTGGAAGCGGGATCCCCCGGGACGCGGCCGCTCTCGCTGCtcccccgcgggcgggcgcgggcagcggggcacctccccggcccggcgccggtCCCGGGGGCGGATGCCGAGCAGAGAGGCTCCTGCTCTCGAGCCAGGAGCAATTCCCTGTTTGACGGGGGAGAAGCCGTCCCCCGGAGCGGAGGCGCTGGGGACAGACTGGGGAGAAGCTGTGCTTCGGCAGGGCTTATTCTCACCCAGTTTAGGCAGGCAAATGGGGCGATAACGGAGGATTCCTGCTGCTGGGTGATGGAGCGACTGTCGAGCAGTGACTGCAAGGAGCATGGGGAACGCGACTTCCTTCCCCAGAAAACTCAGTGTTGACAGGTGAGGGTGGCATTTAAATCGAGATACGGGACAGCTTTTCGAAGGTAATCGCACTGACGAACGAGCTGTGCAATACCAACAATTAATTCGTTAAGGCATAAGAATgtacacacatttttttaaaaaataaagaggacAACTGTATTTGTCCCGAAAACGTAGTAAACTAACGAATCATGTTGTAAAGAAGATCACGCTGGATTAAGCAAACCCTTCCAGAACTTCAATAAGATGACcgagagctgctgctctttcctttcctttcctttcctttcctttcctttcctttcctttcctttcctttcctttcctttcctttcctttcctttcctttcctttcctttcctttcctttcctttttcctttttcctttttcctttttcctttttcctttttcctttttcctttttcctttttcctttttcctttttcctttttcctttccgCTGCGTAGCTCCGtcggggcggcccggcccgggctgCAGGCTCAGTGCAGGACACCGGACCCCATGCCCGGCCCACGACAGCCAGTGGCAGCCCCAGAAGCCCCCCAGCTCACACTCCCGAAAGCATCCCTGGGGATGCTGAGCCCTGGGACCAGAGGCGGCTCTGCCCAGCCGAAAGGAGGTTTGGTGGCACTTCATCCCTTCCAGCCAGCCGCGACATGCAGATCCACTCCCCCCCTGTCGCCGGCGCTGGTGGAAAGAAGCAAAACGAGGGCCGCTGCTGCAGCCGCAGAAGGCTCTGCCTTGTTTTCCCCGTTTCCCCTAACTTCAGAGCGCCCCCGAAGCCCCCCGGCTCTCTCAGAGCAAGGCTGGGGCACGGCGCACAAACCCGCTCTCCGCTTCTCCAGAGCAAACGCGGCCAAGCGGCTGCGCAGTGCAGAGCCGGGTTTCCCCGAGGAAGCAGCAATAAACGCGTGTCCCGGAGCCCGGGCAGCTCGGGGCGGG
The sequence above is a segment of the Rhea pennata isolate bPtePen1 chromosome 3, bPtePen1.pri, whole genome shotgun sequence genome. Coding sequences within it:
- the OLIG3 gene encoding oligodendrocyte transcription factor 3 translates to MNSDSSSVSSRASSPDMDEMYLRDHHHHHHHHHHQDSRLNSVSSTQNDLVQKMSGEGLSRTGSKTGGEGSKYKIKKQLSEQDLQQLRLKINGRERKRMHDLNLAMDGLREVMPYAHGPSVRKLSKIATLLLARNYILMLTSSLEEMKRLVGEIYGGHHSAFHCSTVGHSAGHPPHAASAVHQVHPILGSALSSASTPTSLPASLPALGTIRPPHSLLKTPSTPPGLQLGSGFQHWAGLPCPCTICQVPPPPHLSALSASSMARIAGDTKDLLK